The following coding sequences lie in one Fusarium poae strain DAOMC 252244 chromosome 1, whole genome shotgun sequence genomic window:
- a CDS encoding hypothetical protein (TransMembrane:1 (o341-361i)), whose amino-acid sequence MNNLPNSTEQPIMEQKGKKVAQDQGSKTDKMEQDNYTRPPRVSFGIELEFLVARNTDNVPDVDKDVPGIAPATYMSGRDAVKKLLQDHGFCVSGYAAHSSSDQLWIVTRDGSVSENFNESTRQIRWDPVEISSPPLYSSEEAYNLISAVVRLLTTNLRVRVNTTCGFHVHVGNGPHQLDLRALRNYAALLWASEPALSTLHCPTRSFAYWSKSIRRRHGINFVKGLTANEAHRQIMSRAPRMVPRFISRARKFGESPAASYTALRQHLRVDDDNELMLKLTHDDDESDWEDTYSKPFERPKRPKGPRHEELGYEQDVTLFLENQAALSDSQSTRRELPPQIAFPVSEIMASGTSLGLSLLLEDKREKKKPISFREVDTLPQNRWKIDSVTQNNDGPVDLDAIEANTKLAWKGVAEFLACDIGAHQLAYLLTDCKIGWVINKGYTSNWMGQLPGDLSVHRRERMSNPTIECRLAAGTLDAEWIVTWAKIQCRLLEWARDADPAQFMNVIGKLSRDDHSQECTYDVLDFLRDIGMYTELKCCRERLRRCEEAWYECMLMKPPPSPVYNTTPSQRSNYDPGLSFSIEREDE is encoded by the coding sequence ATGAATAACCTACCCAACAGTACCGAACAACCGATTATGGAgcagaaaggcaagaaggttgcccaagaccaagggtcCAAGACTGACAAGATGGAGCAGGACAATTATACGCGCCCCCCTCGCGTTAGCTTTGGCATTGAGCTAGAGTTTCTCGTGGCTCGCAACACCGACAACGTTCCCGATGTAGACAAAGATGTGCCAGGTATCGCACCAGCTACGTACATGTCAGGTCGTGATGCGGTCAAGAAATTGCTGCAGGACCACGGGTTCTGTGTCAGTGGCTATGCCGCTCATAGCTCATCAGACCAGCTATGGATAGTTACGCGAGACGGCAGTGTATCTGAAAACTTCAATGAGAGCACTCGTCAGATTCGTTGGGATCCCGTGGAGATATCCAGTCCACCATTATATTCCTCTGAAGAGGCATATAACCTCATCTCGGCGGTTGTTCGACTGCTGACTACCAACCTACGAGTCCGGGTAAACACCACCTGCGGCTTCCACGTTCACGTTGGCAATGGACCCCATCAGCTCGATTTGCGTGCGCTAAGGAACTACGCCGCGCTTCTCTGGGCATCAGAACCCGCCCTTTCGACACTCCATTGCCCTACACGAAGCTTCGCTTACTGGTCGAAGTCCATCCGACGTCGGCACGGTATCAACTTCGTCAAAGGCCTAACTGCCAATGAGGCACACCGTCAGATAATGAGCAGGGCACCGCGAATGGTGCCTCGCTTTATCTCAAGGGCGAGGAAGTTTGGAGAAAGTCCCGCTGCCTCCTATACGGCTTTGCGTCAACACCTCCGGGTAGACGACGATAATGAATTGATGCTAAAGCTGAcccatgacgatgacgaatCTGATTGGGAAGACACATACAGCAAACCTTTCGAACGGCCCAAGAGACCAAAAGGACCACGACACGAGGAACTAGGTTATGAACAAGACGTAACATTGTTTTTAGAAAACCAAGCTGCGCTTTCAGACAGCCAATCCACCCGTCGTGAGCTGCCTCCTCAAATCGCCTTTCCAGTCTCGGAAATCATGGCATCTGGCACGTCGCTTGGCCTTTCTCTGTTGCTGGAAGACAAgcgagaaaagaagaagcccATCTCCTTTCGAGAGGTAGACACCCTCCCGCAGAACAGATGGAAGATCGATTCAGTCACCCAAAACAATGATGGTCCTGTTGACCTTGACGCTATTGAGGCCAATACGAAACTTGCATGGAAAGGAGTCGCCGAGTTCTTGGCTTGCGATATTGGTGCGCACCAGCTTGCATACCTGCTGACTGATTGCAAGATAGGCTGGGTGATCAATAAAGGCTACACCAGCAACTGGATGGGGCAGCTCCCAGGGGATCTGTCAGTTCATAGGCGTGAGCGGATGAGCAATCCGACCATCGAGTGCCGTCTCGCTGCTGGCACTCTTGATGCGGAGTGGATTGTCACCTGGGCCAAGATTCAATGCCGTCTGCTCGAATGGGCTCGAGACGCAGATCCTGCACAGTTTATGAATGTCATTGGTAAGTTATCTCGTGACGACCATTCTCAGGAGTGTACGTATGATGTACTGGACTTCCTTAGGGATATTGGCATGTACACAGAACTCAAGTGTTGCCGGGAGCGTCTTCGCAGATGCGAGGAAGCTTGGTACGAGTGCATGTTG